In Hymenobacter volaticus, the genomic window AAAATCGCTTCGAAGCTAGCCTTGACCTTTATAGCCGCAACTCGCCTAACCTGATTGCCGGCGTGCCACCTTCCCTGGTATCGGGTACGTACGAATCTGTGGCTACTAACGCTGCTAGTGCTTACAACCGCGGCTTAGACTTCTCGATTACCTCCCACAACTTTACAGGAGCCAATCAATCACTGGACTGGTCGACGACGCTGAACTTGTCGGCATATAAGACCCGTTTGGTATCTCTTGGCGCTGGCATTCCTTACAACGGACAAGGTTCTTTGAGCGGCACTATTGTGCGTTATGATGAAGGCTACGCCTTCGGCTCCTTCTATGGCCTCATTGCCGACGGCTTGATTCAGACGCAGGAAGAACTGACGACTTTGAATACCGGAGCAAACGTGAACAACCCAAAGAACGACTTGTATTATCAGCGGCAAGCAACAGCCCCTGGCGACATCAAGTTCCGCGACCTGAACGGTGATGGTACTATTACCGACGCCGACCGCACATTCATTGGCAATCCGAACCCCAACTTCACCTTCGGCATCACCAATACCCTGAGCTATAAAAACTTTGATTTAAGTTTCTTCATTCAGGGCGTACAGGGGAATGATGTGTATAACCTCAACCGCTATATCACGGAGAATGCTCTCTATGGTACTACCAACGGCACTACTCGCATCCTGAACCGCTGGACTGGCCCCGGTACCAGCAACGATGTACCCCGTGCCATTGTGGGTGACCCCAACGGTAACCTACGGGTATCAACTCACTACATTGAAGATGGCTCCTATGTGCGCCTCAAGAACCTAACGTTTGGCTACACGTTGCCACGCACCCTGATGAGTCGCATTTCAGCTAATCAGGTGCGGGTGTACTTCACGGCCCAAAACCTACTGACGCTGACCAAATACACCGGTTATGACCCAGAAGTAAGTGCTAGCGGCGTCGACCAGGGCATTTATCCGCAGGCGCGTGTATTCATGGGCGGCATCAACATTGGGTTCTAATCTTTATAATTCACATCCACTTAGTCATGACTATCTCTAAATTCACCTGTAGCACCGCCTTCCTCTTAACATTGGGGTTGCTGACAGGTTGCTCCGAAGATTTTCTAGAAGAAGCGCCTGCTGACCAAATAACGGACGCTAACTTCTACCAGACGGAAACCGACGCTGTTCAGGCTACTACGGCTATCTACGGCGAACTCAACAAAGAAGGCCAGTACAATATGGCCATGTGGGCCTTTGATATGTGGGCTGATATTTCTAGCACTGGCGCCGACGACGGCAACGATGGCAAGGAGTACAAGCAGCTTGAGGCTTTTAGCATCCCAACCACAAACGATGTAGCCAACCGTCTTTGGGGTGGCTCGTTCGTGGGCATTCAGCGAGCCAACATCGTCATCCAGAAGGTTCCAGGCATTCAGAACATCGATCCCACTGTTCAGAAACGTTGCATAGGCGAAGCGCAATTTTTACGGGCCAAATACTACTTCGATTTAGTACGAGCTTACGGCGATGTACCCTTGTTTACAGCGCCGCCCACTAGCCCGGCAGCCGTTAATATTCCGCGTACCCCAGTTGCGGAAGTGTACAAGCAGATCGAGCAGGATTTAATTGATGCCTTTGGCAACCTGCAACCCGCCTACACCGCAAATGCCGATCTAGGTCGGGCTACCAAGTGGGCCGCAGCCGGCCTTCTAGCCAAAGTCTATATCACCGAAGGCAAGAAAACCGAAGCCGCCCAATGGGCACGTGAGGTGATCAATAACTCGGGCAAGACCATGTGGGCTAATTACGCTGACAACTTCAAGGTTGAGAACGAAAACAGAAACGATAAAGAGTCTTTGTTTGAAGTCCAGTTCGTGAACGGCCGCAATCCCGCCGATAACCCATACATTCGGAACACGGTCGGCTCAGCCATGAACGAGTTCTTCGGACCTCGTGGTGCCAACCAGACGCCTGGTAGCGGTTACGGCTTCAACATCCCGGACCCTGACTTTGTGGATGGTTACGAGGCCGGCGATACACGCAAAGCGGCGACCATCTTCGTGCCCGGCGATGTATTCCCAGACGGCGCCAAGCAGTCGGCAAAAGCCACCGGTTCCAAACTGGGATACAACGTCAAGAAGTGGTTTGTTGGCAAGGTGAACACCCAAATTTGGGATTCGGGCCTGAACGTGCCCACAATGCGTCTGGCTGAGGTATACCTGATTTTAGCAGAAGCAGTAGGCCCAACGGCAGAAGGACGAGAGGCAATTAACAAGGTGCGCCGTCGCTCTTTTGGGCTCCCTATCAACACGGCGTCTGCTGCTCGCGACCTGACGACGACTAACCCTACCGAATTTACGGAAGCAGTGTTTCGGGAGCGCAAGTACGAGTTAGCTTTTGAGTTTGACCGCTGGTTTGACCTTAAGCGCCGCGGCAATGCCTACACCATTCAGCGCATGACAGAACAGGCCGCATTGCTGAAAGGCTACGAATCCAGTCCGCACGGCATTCCTACGGAAAATAATTTGCTGTTGCCCATTCCGCAATCGGAAATCGATGCCAACCCAGGGCTGGTTCAGAATCCAGGCTACTAACGGCTTTGTGCAACGACTTCAACCTGACATTTATGAAAAATACGTGGAATAAAGCGGCAATCTGGGTGCTAATGAGCAGTTCAGTACTTGTTGCTTCTTGCGATAAAGAAGATCAAGGAGAGCTGAAAGGGCCTTTACCTACGGCTAGCTTTACTGTTTCGGCTGTTAAAACGGTGGGGCTCACCAATGAAGTCACTTTCACCAGCACTAGTACTGATGCTTTTCTGTACAAGTGGGATTTTGGCGATGGTACAACTGGAACGGGTCAGACCATAACTCATAAGTATCAACGGGGTGGCACCGTTCAAGCGCAGCTTACTGCGGCCGGGCCCAGAGGATATACTGTTTCTGACAAGCAGGATGTGGCACTCCCCGAAATTGCTACCATTGTAAAGCAGTTGTTGACGGGTGGATCAACTAAAACCTGGAAGTTTGATAATGCTGCTGAAGCACCTATTATCGTCGGAACCGAAGGGAATCCGGGGCAGTACTACGCGGGTGGACCTGCCAATGGCCTGCCTACCTGTCAGTCCGATGATGAATATACTTTCACGGCAGCTAATGTTCTCACCTACGATGCCAAGGCTGGGACGTTGGTAGCTCCGGCTCAAAGCTGCGAGGCGCCGCGCTCTGGTACTTCAGACTTTACGTTCGGACCAGCTACTGGCCAGGGATATGCCATGCTTGAGCTGAAACGAGCTGGCTCTTTTATCGGTGTGACTGACGTACCCGATCAAACTTACCGCATCATCGACATCAGCGCAACAAAGATGGTGCTGCGGGCTGGCAAACCTGGAGGCACGGTATTTCAATACAAGATGATTGCCAAGTAGCGGGTAGGTGGTAGCACTAGTTTAAATTGGTGAATGACGTTCACCTTTATGCTAGTTGCCTACTTATACTCCTCATCCTAACTCGTGAAAGCTCCTACTTTATGAATTCACACCCCATGTTTGGGCTACTGCAGAACAAGAATAGGGCTAGCATCTTGCTGGCCCTAACCTTATTTGCTTGCACCGAATCCAAGACTAAGAACATTCCCGCTCCCATTCCTACCGTGCCTGCCGTTAATGAGGAGGCGCGCGACTACAGCCAGTATACCACACTGGCGTGGAGCGACGAGTTCGATGCTGGCCCTCTCGATCCAAACAAATGGGTGTATGAGTTAGGCGGTGGCGGCTGGGGCAACAACGAGTTGCAGACCTACACCAACTCTGCCGATAACGTAACCGTGACGGGTGGTAACCTTGTAATACAGGCTCTGCGGCAAGCGGGCAGTAACGCCTACACCTCGGGCCGCCTGATTACCAAGGGCAAGCAAAGCTTCCAATACGGGCGCATCGACGTGCGGGCCAAAGTGCCCAAAGGCAAAGGGGTGTGGCCCGCTATCTGGATGCTAGGTTCTGATATCGACCAGAACAACTGGCCCCGCTGCGGCGAAATCGACATTATGGAGTTGCGTGGCAGCCGCCCGAAAGAGTTGCTATCCACCATGCACTTCGGTAATAGTCCCGCCGAGCACGCTTACAAGGGCACTACGCAAGTGCAGTCCAATGAGCTTTCCAACGACTTCCACATCTTCTCGGTGGTGCGCAGCAAAAACCAGCTCCGTTTCTTTCTGGATGGGCAGCAGTACTACACCTTCGCGAGCAGCGACGCCAGCCCTTACCCCTTCAACAACCCGTTTTTTGTTGTGCTAAACCTTGCTATCGGCGGCGACTTTGACGGCAACCCCGATGCCACTACGGTGTTGCCTCAGCAGATGCAAGTGGATTACGTGCGCTATTATCAGTACAAGTAAGTAGCTGTTTACCAGAGGCTACAGTAGTATAAGCCACCAAAGCAGTTCCTGTTAGACAATAAGTAGCGCAACGCCAGTGCCAATGGTACGGGCAGTCATGAAATCTACTTATTAACCACCAATTTCTTGTAACTCAGCTACTACTCTGGCTCCTGTATTGGGGTTCAGCTTGCTTTT contains:
- a CDS encoding RagB/SusD family nutrient uptake outer membrane protein is translated as MTISKFTCSTAFLLTLGLLTGCSEDFLEEAPADQITDANFYQTETDAVQATTAIYGELNKEGQYNMAMWAFDMWADISSTGADDGNDGKEYKQLEAFSIPTTNDVANRLWGGSFVGIQRANIVIQKVPGIQNIDPTVQKRCIGEAQFLRAKYYFDLVRAYGDVPLFTAPPTSPAAVNIPRTPVAEVYKQIEQDLIDAFGNLQPAYTANADLGRATKWAAAGLLAKVYITEGKKTEAAQWAREVINNSGKTMWANYADNFKVENENRNDKESLFEVQFVNGRNPADNPYIRNTVGSAMNEFFGPRGANQTPGSGYGFNIPDPDFVDGYEAGDTRKAATIFVPGDVFPDGAKQSAKATGSKLGYNVKKWFVGKVNTQIWDSGLNVPTMRLAEVYLILAEAVGPTAEGREAINKVRRRSFGLPINTASAARDLTTTNPTEFTEAVFRERKYELAFEFDRWFDLKRRGNAYTIQRMTEQAALLKGYESSPHGIPTENNLLLPIPQSEIDANPGLVQNPGY
- a CDS encoding PKD domain-containing protein; the encoded protein is MKNTWNKAAIWVLMSSSVLVASCDKEDQGELKGPLPTASFTVSAVKTVGLTNEVTFTSTSTDAFLYKWDFGDGTTGTGQTITHKYQRGGTVQAQLTAAGPRGYTVSDKQDVALPEIATIVKQLLTGGSTKTWKFDNAAEAPIIVGTEGNPGQYYAGGPANGLPTCQSDDEYTFTAANVLTYDAKAGTLVAPAQSCEAPRSGTSDFTFGPATGQGYAMLELKRAGSFIGVTDVPDQTYRIIDISATKMVLRAGKPGGTVFQYKMIAK
- a CDS encoding glycoside hydrolase family 16 protein, encoding MNSHPMFGLLQNKNRASILLALTLFACTESKTKNIPAPIPTVPAVNEEARDYSQYTTLAWSDEFDAGPLDPNKWVYELGGGGWGNNELQTYTNSADNVTVTGGNLVIQALRQAGSNAYTSGRLITKGKQSFQYGRIDVRAKVPKGKGVWPAIWMLGSDIDQNNWPRCGEIDIMELRGSRPKELLSTMHFGNSPAEHAYKGTTQVQSNELSNDFHIFSVVRSKNQLRFFLDGQQYYTFASSDASPYPFNNPFFVVLNLAIGGDFDGNPDATTVLPQQMQVDYVRYYQYK